Below is a genomic region from Vicinamibacterales bacterium.
CCGGAGAGGCGCCTCGCCATCGCGGCAACAGCGAAGCATGGACGTTGACGAGCCCCAGCCGTGGCAGGTCGAGCACCGCGACCGGGAGGATCTTCCCGTAGGCCGCCACGATGCCCAGATCGGGCGCCAGCGCCCGCAGCGTCTCGAGGAAGGGCTCGTCCTTCAGCCGTTCGGGCTGAAGGACCGTCAGGCCGTTCGCCAGGGCAAATGACTTCACCGGGCCCGGGCTCGGCTTCTGCCCCCGGCCGCGCGGCCGATCGGGTTGTGTGACGACGCCCACGACCGGAAAACCGGCGGTGGCGAGTGCGCGAAGGCTCGGGACGGCGAACCCGGGCGTACCGAAGAAGAGAGTGCGTAGCGCGCTCATCGTGTCACCACTTGCCCGCGCGGATCTGTTTGCGGATGCGGCGGACGATCAGATCGCGCTTGATCCCTCTGAGGCGATCCACGAACACGTGGCCGTCGAGGTGGTCCATCTCGTGCTGGAACGCGCGCGCCAGCAGGCCTTCGCCCGTGTAGACCCGTTCGACGCCGGCGAGGTCGAGCCCCTTGATGACGGCGCGCTGCGGGCGCGCGACCGTGGCGTTGAACCCGGGCAGGCTCAGGCAGCCTTCTTCCTCGAGTTGCATCCCCTCGCGCTCGATGAACTCCGGGTTGATGAGCGTGATGAGTCCGTTCGCCGTGCGGCCGACCGACAGATCGATCACGATCAGCCGCAACGGGATTCCGACCTGCGGTGCGGCCAGGCCAATCCCCGGTGCCGAGTACATGGTTTCGACCATGTCCCGGACGAGCCCCTCGAGCTCCGGGGTCATGTCCCGAACGGGCTCCGCCGGCTGATGGAGCTTGCTGTCGCCGAACTTGACGATCGGACGGATCATTGCCTCGCGCCTCCGAAGCGATCGGCGAGACCGGCACGCCAGGTCTCGTAGTTGCGCTGGATCTCGTCCATCGAGTCGGCCCCGAACTTCTCGATGAAGGCGTCGGCGATGACGAGCGCCACGACCGCCTCGCCAATCACGGCGGCTGCGGGCACGGCGCACGTGTCGCTGCGTTCGACCGCCGCGTCCTGTTCCAGGCCCGTCGCCAGGTCCACGGAGCGGAGGGGCCTCATGAGCGTGGCAATCGGCTTCATATACGCCGTGACGCGCACGTCCTCACCGTTTGTCACGCCGCCTTCGAGCCCGCCCGCGCGGTTTGTCGGCCGCTCGAGCGGCCAGGAGCGACCGGTGATCGTCGCGCGGATCTCGTCGTGAACCTGCGAACCCCGACGCGACGCCGCTTCGACGCCGGCCCCGATCTCGACTGCCTTGATGGCGGGGATCGACACCATCGCCTGGGCCAGGCGGGCGTCCAGCCGCCGGTCCCAGTGCGCGTAGCTTCCGAGACCAGGCGGCACCCCACGGGCGATGACCTCGAACGTGCCGCCGAGCGTGTCGCCAGCGGCCTTCGCCTGATCGATCGCCGCCACGATCCGCGCCGTCAGATCCGGGTCGGCGGATCGCACACAGTCATCTTCGGGAATCTCTGCGACGCGGCTGGAAGCGATGGGTTCGGTCGAGGGCGAGCAGACGTTGCCGATGGAAGTCACATGGGAGACCACCGTGATCCCGACCTGGGAGAGCAACTGGCGGGCGCACGCGCCAACTGCGACCCGGGCGGCGGTCTCCCGGGCGCTGGCGCGCTCCAGCACGTTCCTTAGATCGTCGTGGCCGTACTTCAGCGCTCCGGCGAGATCCGCGTGACCCGGTCTCGGCCGGGTCACGGGAGTCCGGTGCGCGCCGCCAGCGTTGGCCGGCGGTTCCGCTCCGACAGCCATCGTGTACTGCCAGTTCTTCCAGTCCCTGTTGCGCACGACGAGCGCGATCGGGCTGCCGAGTGTTCGGCCGTGGCGGACGCCTGAGAGCAGTTCGACCTGGTCGGATTCGATCGCCATCCGGCCACCGCGTCCATATCCGCCTTGACGCCGCCGCAACTGGGCGTCAATGGTTCCGGCGTCGAGCGGCAGACCGGCAGGCATGCCCTCGAGAATGGCGACCAGCGCCTCGCCGTGCGATTCACCAGCAGTCAGAAAGCGCAGCATGTTGGACTTATTCTAGCCGAAGTTTCTGCCTGCTCCCTCCTTGGCCTTGGAAGAACCCGAGACGATCTTGCGCCTGAATCAGCGCGATTCCGCGTCGCCGGCTCGACGGCGGTCATCTTGCACCGTTGACACGCGAATGCGACCGACGCTGTTTGCCGATCGGTTTCTCGTCACGGCGGCCGGGCGCGCGGTGGACCTGGCGTCAGGCGAGGACGTGTTGATCCGGACCGTCAGCCTGTCGGGCCGGCAGGAACTCGACGCGTGGTCTGATCGCTGTGCGGGGCTGTACGGACTGTGGCACCCGCACCTGGTCGGCCTGCTCGACTTCGGATCGGCCGGTCGCGCGAGCCATTTCGAGGCGTTTGCATGCGCCCCGCCGCACGTTTGCTGGAAAGCGCGCGACGCCTCGACAGCCGATGCCCTCGTGGACGTGACGGCGTTTCTGGCGACTGAACGGCTGGCGGCTGGCAATCTCCAATGGCCCAGCATCGTCAACGCGCGGGGGATTCCGGCGCTGCTTCCAGACGCACACACCGGGATGCCTCTCGAGTACGAGGGACGGGAATCGTCAGGCAGCGGCCCGATCGGAGCGGAGCGCCAGGCGCAGAGGCTCGCGAGGGTGATCGAGTCGTGCGGTGGGGCCGATCGCGGTTCGGCGCGTCGACCCGGTCTTCGGCACGAGGCGGCGGGTCTGGTGATGGGGGCGATGTTCGCTGGGCTCCTGACTCGGGTCACCGAGGTGTTCGACACCGGCGTGTCCGGCCGGCCGCGTGTCCTCCACGTCCAGACGCCCGAGGGACCGGCCAGGGTGCTGCTGCGGCGCGCGCTGGCGCGAACGGCACGGCTTCGCGGGTACATTCCAGTCAGCGCCGTCATGGCAGGGGCCCGCCAAGAGGGTCGTCTCGCCACCGACCTCTGCCGCCGGCTGCTGGCCGGCCGCCATGTGCTCGTCATCCACGAACACTCGCCGGAGGAGAACAGCAAGAGTTCGGCCCTGTTCTTCCTGGAGCTTGGCCTGTCGAGTGAACGGCCGCACGTGTTGCTCATGCTGCACCAGGAGGCGGGTGCGACCGCACAGATCCGGACCCACGACGCCTCTCGCTCGTCGCGACGGCAACTTCTCCGCGAGGAAACAGCAGGCTACGTCGTCGAGCACCACGCCGGCACGCGTCCGACTCCATACGCGGTGGTGGCAGGCGTGGATCCCTGGCCCGACGATGCTCCTGGGAGTGCCTCCCGAGGCCGGCAGGGACTCAGGACTGCCGCAGAGGCGGCAGCGCGAGGGCGGCACGCGGAGGCGGCGCGGCTCCTGTCCCGCGCACGCGGCTACCTCGTGAGACGAGGCGATGACGCCGGCGCGGGCGAGGCAGCGCTGGCGCTCGGTCGCCTCCTACTGCCTCGCGGCCAAGTGGTGGAGGCGGCGCGCGCGTTCGAGGCGGCGCGGCAGCAATTCGATCGCGCGAGGCTCTCTCGCGAAGCCGTGCGCGCCGGCGTGTTCATCGGTCTGGCGTGGACCGACTCGGGGCGACTGACCGAGGCGGAGGGCGCATTGCGCGCGGCACGGATTTCCGCGCACGAAATCGACGACGATCCAGGAGAGGACTTTGCGGCGATCGCGCTCGCGCGGTGTTTGTTGTGGCAGTCGCGGCTGTCGGAGGCCCACGAGTGGCTGGAGGGGTCGGACGATGCCGGAAACGCCGATTCGGCAGCCGGCTCGGTGCGCGAGTCCGCTGCGGTCGCCGTGCTGCCGCTGGACGCGGGCGCCCGATCGCTTGGTTTCCACCTTGGGGACCCTGATCCGGGCGTCGCCCGGTCGTGCCTTCTGGCGCGGGTGGCTCTCGGAACCGGCGACCTCGCGGCGGCGGGGCGAGCGGCGGTCGAGGCGCGCGAGCGTGCGGCGCGGTGTGGAACGGCTGTGGACGAAGCCGCGGCCTGCTGTGTGCTGGCTGCGGTGTACGCGGCGGTCGGCGATATTTCGATCCTGCGGCAGCATGTCCAGGATGGTCTCGATGCCGCGCGCCGCGGGCACGCGCCGCTTCGCGCGCTGCGCCTCCGATTGGTGCTGGCGGAAGGGCTCCTGGGTTCGAACCGGGCGCCCGAGGCGCGCCTGGTGCTGACACGTCTCGCGCGGCTCGATCCGGCGCGGCTGCCGGTCGTGGTGCGCAGGCCGCTGGAACGCCTGCTCAGGGGCGGCCCACAGGGGCCAACGTCACGTTCGGCCGGAAGGCGCAGCGACATAGCCGACGCGATCGTCGACATCCTTGCCGATGTGCAAGCCATCGAGGACGAGGAGGCCGCCCTGCGGAAGGTCAGTGCGTCCTTGCGCCAGCGCACGCGGAGCGCGTCGTTGGCCTACATCGGGCGAGAACACGATCAGCAGGTTCTGCTCGCAGGCGATGGACAGGAACCGGTGCCGGAGCAGGTGGCGCGCCGGGCCATCGAATCCGGGCTCGCCATCTCACCGGCGTCGTCGATCTCGGGGAAGGAAGCGGCCGTGCCCATCCGGGTGGGCGGGGCCGTGATTGGGGCAGTGGCATGCCGTTGGGCCGCCGACGTCACTCCCGACTGGCCGCGAGCCGGCGCGCTGCTGGCGGCCGCCGGTGCGGCGACGAGCCCGGCGGTCCGCGCGGTGCTCGATCGTCGAGCGTGTCCGGCTCCCCCCGCCGATCCAACCGGCGCCGAGATCGTGGGTGTCAGCGATGCAGTCGGCGCGCTGAAGCGCGAGATCGCGCGTGCGGCGACGGCGCCATTCAGCGTCGTCATCGAGGGCGAGAGCGGGAGCGGCAAGGAACTGGTAGCCCGAGCGATTCATCGGCTGGGTCCGCGGCGACACCGCCGGTTGTGCGCGCTCAATTGCGCCGCGCTTAGCGACGAACTGGTCGAGGCGGAGATGTTCGGCCACGCCCGCGGTGCCTTCACCGGTGCGATCGCCGAGCGCAAGGGGCTGTTCGAAGAGGCAGATGGCGGGACGCTCATCTTCGACGAGGTCGGAGAACTCACGGCGCGGGCACAGGCCAAGTTGCTCAGGGCCATCCAGGAAGGTGAGGTGCGCCGCATCGGCGAGAATTTTGCGCGATCGGTCGATGTTCGCATTGTCGCGGCCACGAACCGGAGCCTGCGGTCGGCCGTCGAAGCGGGATCCTTCCGGCAGGACCTGCTGTACCGGCTCGAAGTCATCAGGATCCTGGTGCCCCCGCTGCGGGCGCGGCCGGAGGACATTCCCGTGCTCGCCGCGCACTTCTGGCACGACGTGACCAGCCGGCTCGGCAGCCGGACGACGTTGGCACCCGCCACACTGGCGGCGCTGGCAGGGTATGACTGGCCAGGTAACGTTCGCGAACTGCAAAACGTCATGGCGGCGCTGGCGGTTGCCGTGGGCCGGCGTGGCAGTGTGGGTCCGGAGCGGCTGCCCGGGATCATCGCGGGCCAGGGTGCCACGCGCGAAGCGTCCACGCTGGACGAGGCGAGGCGCTCGTTCGAGGCGCGGTTCGTGAGAGCCGCGCTGGCGCGCGCCGGCGGCCGGCGCAGCCAGGCGGCCCGCGATCTGGGCCTGTCGCGCCAGGGGCTGATGAAGTTGATGATTCGGCTGAGGATCGACGACTGATGGGCGCATCTGCCGGACGGGCCTCACCTGACGGTGTTCCCTGGGCTGTGTATGGCTAGGGGTGGCGACGGGTCGAAGCCTGGGACCGGAGTTGGCGCTGGAAGGCGAGCAGCGTCGGATTGCGCGGCTCGCGCTGGAGGCCTCGCTCCGCGGAAATGATCGCCCCGGCCCGGTCACCCGCACGCAGTTGCGCATTCGCGAGCCGAACGAAGACACCGACCGGGGCGGCGGTCCCTTGCGCGGCCTTTGCATACCACGACGTCGCAGTGGCCGGCTCGTTCAGCCGCATCGACAGATCGCCGAGATGGATGGCCCGGTCGGCGGGCGGCAGGCCGTCGCCAGAAAGGGCGGTATAGCGCGCGAGCGCGTCCCTCGCAATCGCGAAATGTCCCGCGTTTTCGGCCATCATCGACAGCTGTAGCAACGCGACCGGGTCGATGGGGAACTGGGCCGCCGCCTGCTTGAGGGTCTGTTCTGCACGGGTGGTCTCACCCGCCAGAGCCTGTGCGCGGCCAAGCAACAAAAGCGCCTCGCTGCCCGGCGGGCTCCGCCGCGCCACGCCGTCGAGCGCTTCGAGCGCCTTGTTCAACGCGACCCTGTCCTTGTGCGCTTCGGCCGTTTCCAGCCAGACGCGGCCGATCGCCACGTAAACGTCCGAATTCTCCGGGTGCTCTTCGACGACGCGTCGCAGCGTGACGACGGCCATGTCGGATCGTCCCGATCGAGCGTAGGCGAGGCCGAGCGCGACTTGGCGTTCCGGCCGCGACGGCTCGAGCGCCGCCAGCGCCTCGAGCTGGGTAATAGCCTCCCGTTCCCGGTGCGTTGACGCATAGATCCGGGCGAGTTCCTCTCTCGCGGCCATCAGTCCCGGTTCCAGCCGGACCGCCCGCTCCAGGGCGTCCGTCGCTTCGTTCAGGTTGTTGAGCGACCGGAGGCTCAGTCCGAGCAGGTAGTGGGCGGGCGCCATTCGATTGTCGAGCGCCAGAGCCTGTCTGAGAGGTTCCAGCGCCCGCTGGGGCTGACCCAGCCGATACCGGGTGAGCGCCAGCTTGTACAGGACGCGCGGCGACCGGTCGTCCAAACGGAGGTAAGCGTCGTAGCTCTCCTCGGCGCGCGCGAATCGCTCGAGTTCCGCATTGACGTCGCCGAGCAGTTCGAGCGGCCGGGTCGCGCTCCGATCGAGGCGCGAGGCCTCGCGCAGGTCTCGCAAGGCGGCGCCCATCTCTCCGCGGCGCCGATAGGTCTCGCCACGCTTGAGGTAGGCCAGCATCGAGTCGCGGCGCAGGGCGATGGCACCGCTGTATGCCTCGACTGCCGGAAAGGTCTGGTCGGCGGCCACAGCCTGGTCGCCGTCGGCGATCAGCCGGCGATAGTCGCGTTCGCGGACGACGGCCTGCCAGGAGAGCGTGCCGAGCAGAGCGGCAGAGACGAGGAGCGCCAGGATGGCCGTCCGCTTCATGACCACCCTATGGTAGCAGGGTCCGCACCGGGGATAAACGACTGGCGCGCGGAACCTTCCAGCGATTGCCGTGTCTAATCGTGTAGAAGCCGAGGACGCGCGGCGCCGGGCCGTCCGCAGAGTTCGAGTCTTCCTGACAGCCGGGGACGAAACTGCTATAGTGAAGGGAGTAGCCCAGGTGGCCGGGGAACTCACGGTGAAGCGAGCACCAGCAATCAGCTGGTCCGAGGTCGGGAGCCGCGAAGCGGCACTGATCAGCCGC
It encodes:
- the def gene encoding peptide deformylase codes for the protein MIRPIVKFGDSKLHQPAEPVRDMTPELEGLVRDMVETMYSAPGIGLAAPQVGIPLRLIVIDLSVGRTANGLITLINPEFIEREGMQLEEEGCLSLPGFNATVARPQRAVIKGLDLAGVERVYTGEGLLARAFQHEMDHLDGHVFVDRLRGIKRDLIVRRIRKQIRAGKW
- the aroC gene encoding chorismate synthase, whose amino-acid sequence is MLRFLTAGESHGEALVAILEGMPAGLPLDAGTIDAQLRRRQGGYGRGGRMAIESDQVELLSGVRHGRTLGSPIALVVRNRDWKNWQYTMAVGAEPPANAGGAHRTPVTRPRPGHADLAGALKYGHDDLRNVLERASARETAARVAVGACARQLLSQVGITVVSHVTSIGNVCSPSTEPIASSRVAEIPEDDCVRSADPDLTARIVAAIDQAKAAGDTLGGTFEVIARGVPPGLGSYAHWDRRLDARLAQAMVSIPAIKAVEIGAGVEAASRRGSQVHDEIRATITGRSWPLERPTNRAGGLEGGVTNGEDVRVTAYMKPIATLMRPLRSVDLATGLEQDAAVERSDTCAVPAAAVIGEAVVALVIADAFIEKFGADSMDEIQRNYETWRAGLADRFGGARQ
- a CDS encoding sigma 54-interacting transcriptional regulator is translated as MRPTLFADRFLVTAAGRAVDLASGEDVLIRTVSLSGRQELDAWSDRCAGLYGLWHPHLVGLLDFGSAGRASHFEAFACAPPHVCWKARDASTADALVDVTAFLATERLAAGNLQWPSIVNARGIPALLPDAHTGMPLEYEGRESSGSGPIGAERQAQRLARVIESCGGADRGSARRPGLRHEAAGLVMGAMFAGLLTRVTEVFDTGVSGRPRVLHVQTPEGPARVLLRRALARTARLRGYIPVSAVMAGARQEGRLATDLCRRLLAGRHVLVIHEHSPEENSKSSALFFLELGLSSERPHVLLMLHQEAGATAQIRTHDASRSSRRQLLREETAGYVVEHHAGTRPTPYAVVAGVDPWPDDAPGSASRGRQGLRTAAEAAARGRHAEAARLLSRARGYLVRRGDDAGAGEAALALGRLLLPRGQVVEAARAFEAARQQFDRARLSREAVRAGVFIGLAWTDSGRLTEAEGALRAARISAHEIDDDPGEDFAAIALARCLLWQSRLSEAHEWLEGSDDAGNADSAAGSVRESAAVAVLPLDAGARSLGFHLGDPDPGVARSCLLARVALGTGDLAAAGRAAVEARERAARCGTAVDEAAACCVLAAVYAAVGDISILRQHVQDGLDAARRGHAPLRALRLRLVLAEGLLGSNRAPEARLVLTRLARLDPARLPVVVRRPLERLLRGGPQGPTSRSAGRRSDIADAIVDILADVQAIEDEEAALRKVSASLRQRTRSASLAYIGREHDQQVLLAGDGQEPVPEQVARRAIESGLAISPASSISGKEAAVPIRVGGAVIGAVACRWAADVTPDWPRAGALLAAAGAATSPAVRAVLDRRACPAPPADPTGAEIVGVSDAVGALKREIARAATAPFSVVIEGESGSGKELVARAIHRLGPRRHRRLCALNCAALSDELVEAEMFGHARGAFTGAIAERKGLFEEADGGTLIFDEVGELTARAQAKLLRAIQEGEVRRIGENFARSVDVRIVAATNRSLRSAVEAGSFRQDLLYRLEVIRILVPPLRARPEDIPVLAAHFWHDVTSRLGSRTTLAPATLAALAGYDWPGNVRELQNVMAALAVAVGRRGSVGPERLPGIIAGQGATREASTLDEARRSFEARFVRAALARAGGRRSQAARDLGLSRQGLMKLMIRLRIDD
- a CDS encoding tetratricopeptide repeat protein; translated protein: MKRTAILALLVSAALLGTLSWQAVVRERDYRRLIADGDQAVAADQTFPAVEAYSGAIALRRDSMLAYLKRGETYRRRGEMGAALRDLREASRLDRSATRPLELLGDVNAELERFARAEESYDAYLRLDDRSPRVLYKLALTRYRLGQPQRALEPLRQALALDNRMAPAHYLLGLSLRSLNNLNEATDALERAVRLEPGLMAAREELARIYASTHREREAITQLEALAALEPSRPERQVALGLAYARSGRSDMAVVTLRRVVEEHPENSDVYVAIGRVWLETAEAHKDRVALNKALEALDGVARRSPPGSEALLLLGRAQALAGETTRAEQTLKQAAAQFPIDPVALLQLSMMAENAGHFAIARDALARYTALSGDGLPPADRAIHLGDLSMRLNEPATATSWYAKAAQGTAAPVGVFVRLANAQLRAGDRAGAIISAERGLQREPRNPTLLAFQRQLRSQASTRRHP